One segment of Neobacillus endophyticus DNA contains the following:
- a CDS encoding CPBP family intramembrane glutamic endopeptidase: MKSYGKVIGLIVSVSVLVAIGIIIILMLIHLALQNMHGGQVKIDKMMDNEWSFDIAGFVQEFITISIVLLFWTKVNKRKISEIGLRDDKFKSNFLKGVALGLLAMTVIFLVLLSLGAIHVTSGNSDIIKIVVGFILMFFVGFTEEFMFRGYILQTLLENRPKWEAIIVSSLIFGAIHISNDNANTIGIINVMLGGLLFSLMYIKTGSIWLGVGFHFMWDFAISYLYGFADSGNVTSGFLKSIPVKAQQLFNGGAFGAEGGLVFSLGVLTLIIYFLRKNKKTCVLKNTKIRIL, encoded by the coding sequence TTGAAATCTTATGGGAAAGTGATTGGTTTAATTGTATCTGTATCTGTGTTAGTGGCAATAGGAATCATCATTATATTGATGCTCATCCACTTGGCACTGCAAAATATGCACGGAGGTCAGGTGAAAATTGATAAGATGATGGATAATGAATGGTCTTTTGACATAGCAGGCTTCGTTCAGGAATTCATTACAATAAGTATTGTTCTATTATTCTGGACAAAAGTGAACAAAAGAAAAATTTCCGAAATCGGGCTACGTGATGATAAATTCAAAAGCAATTTTTTAAAAGGGGTTGCGCTGGGACTTCTTGCAATGACAGTTATTTTTCTTGTTTTATTATCGCTGGGTGCGATTCACGTAACGAGCGGAAATTCAGATATCATAAAGATTGTTGTCGGATTCATTCTTATGTTTTTTGTTGGTTTTACAGAAGAATTTATGTTTCGCGGCTATATTTTACAAACACTCCTTGAAAATCGCCCGAAATGGGAAGCTATAATTGTATCTTCACTTATCTTTGGAGCTATTCATATAAGTAATGATAATGCAAACACAATTGGCATCATCAATGTCATGTTAGGTGGTCTTTTATTTTCGCTCATGTATATAAAAACAGGAAGTATATGGCTTGGTGTTGGGTTTCATTTTATGTGGGATTTTGCAATATCCTATCTATATGGATTTGCAGACAGTGGAAATGTCACATCTGGGTTTCTTAAAAGTATACCAGTAAAAGCACAACAGCTCTTTAATGGCGGCGCATTCGGTGCGGAGGGAGGATTGGTTTTCTCGTTAGGTGTTTTGACCCTTATTATATATTTTTTACGTAAAAATAAAAAAACGTGTGTCTTAAAAAATACTAAAATCCGCATTTTATAA
- a CDS encoding DUF4386 domain-containing protein, translated as MNTNRKATIIVGVLFILAAVTSVIGLILYDPILKGPDYLIKGSEHANQVIMGAIMELILVVSAIGTATTMFPFLRKYNETIALWHLCFRFLEAIIITVGVISVLSLLTLSREYAATGFPNIASFQASGILLKAVHDWTFLLGPNFMLGINTMMYSYIFFKSKLVPSFIPILGMTGATLVFIAALLEMFGVIQQVSVWGAILSVPVAANEMILAVWLIVKGFNESALATITAKKERGRKYDLT; from the coding sequence ATGAATACAAACAGAAAAGCCACAATCATTGTGGGAGTACTGTTTATTCTTGCAGCTGTTACGTCGGTCATAGGTTTGATTTTATACGATCCTATCCTAAAGGGTCCCGATTACCTGATTAAAGGTTCCGAACACGCTAACCAGGTGATCATGGGGGCGATTATGGAGCTAATTCTGGTTGTTTCAGCGATTGGTACTGCCACTACCATGTTTCCATTTTTAAGAAAGTATAATGAAACGATTGCTCTTTGGCATCTTTGTTTCAGATTTCTTGAAGCGATTATCATTACAGTTGGTGTAATAAGCGTACTGTCACTATTGACCTTAAGCAGGGAATATGCAGCAACAGGTTTTCCGAATATCGCCTCTTTCCAAGCCTCAGGCATTTTATTAAAAGCAGTACATGACTGGACATTTTTACTCGGTCCCAATTTCATGCTCGGCATCAATACCATGATGTACAGTTATATATTTTTTAAATCAAAGCTTGTACCAAGTTTTATCCCCATCTTAGGTATGACAGGTGCCACTCTTGTATTTATTGCAGCCTTATTAGAAATGTTTGGCGTTATTCAACAAGTTTCAGTTTGGGGAGCGATTTTGTCTGTACCAGTAGCAGCTAATGAAATGATTCTAGCTGTATGGCTCATTGTTAAAGGTTTTAACGAATCTGCATTAGCTACCATTACTGCAAAAAAAGAGAGGGGGCGGAAGTACGACTTGACATAA